One window of Cohnella hashimotonis genomic DNA carries:
- a CDS encoding DUF2062 domain-containing protein, translating into MQQRLRKFVRYLKLQYVKLLRAKGGAYSIAMGFAIGLFVEMFNLPTYGTSFVLIFPLIYLLRGNLPSALVGFVFGKLIYIPMSVLNKMVADAVMPAHFAVNFSFLPEKVNHFLLFNLKMIVGGMIDGLALGILFFFPIWYSVQAFKRKRREKRRARKIVIEANKPAME; encoded by the coding sequence ATGCAACAACGTCTTCGCAAGTTCGTCCGCTATCTGAAGCTGCAGTACGTCAAGCTGCTTCGCGCCAAGGGCGGGGCTTATTCAATAGCGATGGGATTTGCGATCGGGCTGTTCGTCGAGATGTTTAATCTGCCGACCTACGGCACCTCGTTCGTTCTCATCTTTCCGCTGATCTACCTGCTTCGGGGCAACTTGCCCTCGGCGCTGGTCGGATTCGTTTTCGGCAAGCTGATCTATATCCCGATGTCCGTGCTGAACAAGATGGTGGCGGACGCGGTGATGCCTGCGCACTTCGCGGTGAACTTCTCGTTCCTGCCGGAGAAAGTTAACCATTTTCTGCTGTTTAACCTCAAGATGATCGTCGGGGGGATGATCGACGGTCTCGCGCTCGGCATTTTGTTTTTCTTTCCGATCTGGTACAGCGTCCAGGCGTTCAAGCGCAAACGGAGAGAAAAGCGCCGCGCGAGAAAAATCGTCATTGAAGCGAACAAGCCGGCCATGGAATGA